The Patescibacteria group bacterium genome contains the following window.
ACTTGGGGTTTACCAACATCGTGTAATAAAGCCGCCAACCGCACGCGCCAATCATCTGACGGGCAAAATTGTAAAGCGAAAATATTATGAGCAAACACCGTATAGATATGATGTAAATTTTGTTGCACACCGACACCGGTTTCCAATTCAGGTATTATTAAAGGTAACAAACCGGTGGTGTGTAATAACCAGACGGCTTTGAGGGCATCTTCGGTGAGTAACATTTTAACCAACTCATCTCTGATTCTTTCAGCTGACACATGTTGGATTAAATTTTTTTCTGTGTTGATGGCTTGATAGGTATCAGGCTCAATTTTAAAACGTAACTGCGCCGAAAACCGAATGGCACGCAACATGCGTAAAGCATCTTCTTGAAACCGCGTGTTAGCTTGACCAACCGCTCGTATTACACCATTGGTCAAATCAGTTTGTCCGTTAAACAAATCAATAATCTCAGTACCATTGTAGGCGAGCGCATTAATGGTAAAATCACGGCGCGCTAAATCTTCCTGCAGTGTCACTCCAAACTTAACCTGATCGGGATGACGATGATCTGAATATCCCCCATCACTTCTATAGGTAGTTACTTCTACTTCAGTTTGTCCACTACGCACAGTAACAGTACCGAAGGTGTTTAAATACAACGATTTTGGGAAAACTTGCTGAATTTGTTCCGGCAAAGCATTAGTGGTGATATCCCAATCTTTGGGTTCTAATTGCAATAATTGATCACGCAAACAACCACCCACCACATAGCCTTCGTAACCAGCTTGCTGTAAGGTGTTTAAGACCAGTTGTATATCATCGGGCAACTTGATAGGATATGACATAGCCATTGCACCATACCACTCTAGCTCTTGTAGTTCAATGGATAGAACACCAGCCTTCTAAGCTGGTTATACAGGTTCGATTCCTGTCGAGAGCACAAAAATCAATCAACTATATGAACAAAATAAAAGGCATAAGTTCAAACATCAAAGCCCATATTATAGCCGATGGTTTTTATTATGCCGGTTATAGTGTGGTTAACACATTTTTATCTTTATTGATTACATCAAAAGTTGCTCCCGGCCGGTTGGATATTGTTGGCTATGCTATTTCTTATTACATGTTAATTCGCGCCCTAGC
Protein-coding sequences here:
- a CDS encoding HD domain-containing protein; the encoded protein is MSYPIKLPDDIQLVLNTLQQAGYEGYVVGGCLRDQLLQLEPKDWDITTNALPEQIQQVFPKSLYLNTFGTVTVRSGQTEVEVTTYRSDGGYSDHRHPDQVKFGVTLQEDLARRDFTINALAYNGTEIIDLFNGQTDLTNGVIRAVGQANTRFQEDALRMLRAIRFSAQLRFKIEPDTYQAINTEKNLIQHVSAERIRDELVKMLLTEDALKAVWLLHTTGLLPLIIPELETGVGVQQNLHHIYTVFAHNIFALQFCPSDDWRVRLAALLHDVGKPQVKQGTGKEATFYQHEHVGAKLTRQIMKRLAFANDDINKVVHLVKHHMFYYNMGEITDAGVRRLVRRVGLEHLTDLMAVRIADRMGSGVYKDKPLKLVELEKRIEYVQKDPTSTSMLAYDGNDAMVQFGWKPGARVGVLLHRLLDEVMDDPKRNTKEYLTDRASILAIELNKVSEQEARAIMKTYREALADLNAYKG